GACGACGCTCGGCCCGACCCGTTGAACCAGTTCGGCAAGGCCGCGCTCGACGATGCTTGAGAAACGTGTCAGTCCCATCGCTTGTGCCCCGAGATCGGCCAGGGCGCAGCGCCGCGCTGCACCCTGGCGTACCGCTATGAGTTTCGCTCGGCCACGGTGATGCTGAGGTCGCGCGGCTCGCCGCCTCGCAGGATCCGCATCGCCACCTGCTGGCCGACGCGCTCCGGCCCGAGCAGGTCGCGCAGCTCGCCGGGATCGTGCACGGCCTCGCCTGCGAACGCCACGACGATGTCCCCGATGACGAGGCCTGCCCGGTCAGCCGGTCCGCCACTCTCGACGGTCACGACCAGCAGTCCGGTCTCCTGCTCGGCGAGACCAGCCCGCTCACGCAGGCCCGTTGGGAGTTGTACGGGCTGGCTGCCGATGCCAACGTAGCCGCTTCGCACCCGACCGTGTGCGCTGAGCGTCGCCACGGATCGCTCAAGGGTTGCGTTCGGTATGACCACGCCGCTGCCGCGCCCGCCCCGGAAGTGGGAGGTGGCGAGTCCGACCGCCGCGCCGCTCCCGACGATCAGCGGCGCGCCGGAAAAGCCCGGGTAGAAGCCGGCGTCGGTGGCGATCAAGCCTTCCAGGCGCCCACCGCGCCGGGTCCGGATCGGGCCACTGACGGCGCTCACAGTGCCCAGGCTGGCCATGATGTCGGGGCCGGGCCGCGCCACCAGCAGCGCCAGGCTGCCGACTCGCGCCGTGTCAGACCGGGCCAGCGGGGTAAGGTCTGCGGCATCGGCCTGGAGCAGCGCGAGATCGCTGCTCGGGTCGCGCCCGACCAGCCGCGCCCGCACGGTCCGGCCGTCTGGCAGGCCGACGCCCAGGTCGTCGTCGCGCTCGACCACGTGATCGGCGGTGACGATCAGGCCGCTCGCGCTCCACACGATGCCGCTGGCCGACTGCCGATGCCGGCCGTCCACCCGCACGATAGACTGCCCGGCCTGGGCTACGGCGTCGGCGAGCGCATCCGAGAACGCGGCCAGCGCCGATGCGCCGCTCGATTCGGCACTCATCTTCGATCTCCTCAGGAGCGCGCTCGGCGATGCGATGCGCTCAGGTGTTGAGGAGAGTGTGAGGGCGTCGGGGATGCCGTCACATCAGCCGAACGGGCAGGTAGGAGCCTGCCCGTTCGGCCAGGGAGCATCGACGGGCGGGGCAAGTCTCAGCCCCCGCCGACCATCCGCACGATCTCAAGCTGGTCGCCCTGCGCGATCGACGTCTCGCCGAAGAGGGCGCGCCTGACAATGTCGCCGTTGCGTTCGACGGCGACGATGCGCGGATCGACGCCGATCTGTTCGAGCAGACCGAGCAGCGACTCCGGCTGCTCGACCTCGCGCTGCTTCCCATTGACCGTAAGCTGAATCACCGTTGAACCCTTCTCGATTCTCTGCGCGCAGCGGGACGACATCGGGTTAGTGCCGGCGGTGGAGCGGTGCGGTTGGCCACGCCTCGTTGACGGCCGCTGCGAGCCGTGCTGCCGCGTCCTTCGGATCGGCCGCCTGGGTGATCGACGTGATCGCCGCCACGCCGGCCGCGCCCGCCGCGATGACCTGGCGCGCGTTGTTCGCCGTGATGCCGCCGATGCCCACCAGCGGCAGCGTGGTCACTGCCGAGACCTTGCGAACGAGCGA
This is a stretch of genomic DNA from Chloroflexota bacterium. It encodes these proteins:
- the thiS gene encoding sulfur carrier protein ThiS, with amino-acid sequence MSSRCAQRIEKGSTVIQLTVNGKQREVEQPESLLGLLEQIGVDPRIVAVERNGDIVRRALFGETSIAQGDQLEIVRMVGGG
- a CDS encoding trypsin-like peptidase domain-containing protein is translated as MSAESSGASALAAFSDALADAVAQAGQSIVRVDGRHRQSASGIVWSASGLIVTADHVVERDDDLGVGLPDGRTVRARLVGRDPSSDLALLQADAADLTPLARSDTARVGSLALLVARPGPDIMASLGTVSAVSGPIRTRRGGRLEGLIATDAGFYPGFSGAPLIVGSGAAVGLATSHFRGGRGSGVVIPNATLERSVATLSAHGRVRSGYVGIGSQPVQLPTGLRERAGLAEQETGLLVVTVESGGPADRAGLVIGDIVVAFAGEAVHDPGELRDLLGPERVGQQVAMRILRGGEPRDLSITVAERNS